In the genome of Anabaena sphaerica FACHB-251, the window GTTTAAGATTAACTGTAGTTTTTTCCCCTTCTACAGAAATTGTGGCTGTTTTGTTAATTGGTCTCTCTTTTGCGGATTGATTAACAGCCACGAGGGTTTTATCCTCAATAATGAGGCTATTTTCCGAGGAAACTTGGTTCTGGGGTGGTGGAGTGCAAGCAGTAGTTACACTTAATAACATGGTTGCTGATATTACTGGAAAAAGAAAATTAAGATTCATTTTATAAAAAATGTGTTGCTGTTTACAGAATATTTGACTTTTCTATCCTATTCACTGTTCCTGCTGCTATAAAGAAAGATGATGTATTCTTCTCTCTCAATAAACTGCTGAATCAATTACATTTGTTGGTCATAAAAATAAGTGATAAAAATCACGTTTTAAAATGATTATAATCACCATTAGTCATGATTAAGATCCTCCTCTAATAGTGAGCATCTTGGCATAATCATCTATAACTGAACTCTAGCCGAGTCATTAATAGGGAACACAACTAATGGCCGACAGCCTCCTGTCGGTTTTTTGTCATTGGTGGTTGTCAGTAAATCCACATAAAATATCCCCACAACTTTATAATAACTTGACAAATATTTTGCCATAGCCACTACTAAGTGTGGGGAAAGTGTAATCAAATGAGGAATTTGATCGGTAGCGTTACGCGAAGCGTCAGCCGTTGCAGATATCGCTAATGTTTCACTTCAGTAAACTGAAATTTGACTGATAGAAACACCACACCCTTTGTATTAGGACATCGCTTGAATAATGTAATCAAAGTAAGGCGCTGCTGCTGCTGCATCTTCAGCACCCAGCAAGTCCAAGGATGCTTGTTTTAGAGAACTGATAGCTTCTACCATTCCAGGGACAGGAACGCCTAGAGAGTTGTACATTTCCCGCACACCAATCAAACCAATTTTTTCAATAGGTTCTTTGTCACCAGCAAGCACACCATAGGTAATCAGGCGCAAATACCAGCCGAAGTCACGGATACATAAAGCACGTTGCTTTTCTCCGTAAGCATTGCCACCAGGGGCGATAAAATCAGGGCGCTTTTGCCAAAGTTTTTTGGTTGCTTCCTGAACTATCTTTTTTTCGTTTTCGGAGAGGGTAGCAGCGATTCTTGTCCGCTGTGCGCCGGTTTGCAAAAATTCTTTGATACTTTTGAGTTCGCCACTGCTAGGGTAACGCAGTTCGTCGTCAGCTTGGAGAATAACTTGGCTAATTACAGTCATGATTATTTAATCAAGGGAAATAATATTATTTGTTAGTTTACCTATTTCGCGGTACAGAAGTGAAGGGTATGGCAAGATAGGGATTGGGGATTGGGGATTGGGGATTGGGGAACATTAAGGAAGTTTTTGTAATAAATCTTCAATCACCAGATCCAAAATGCAAAATCCAAAATCCAAAATTGAATGACCAATGACTAATACAGTTTGGCGACAGGGTGAAGTAATAGAAGTAGAAATCTCTGATTTAAGCGACACTGGCGATGGTGTGGGACGCTTTGATCAGCGTGTGGTGTTTGTTCCAGATACTGTACCAGGCGATCGCACTCTGGTCAAACTGGTACACGTTAAGCCTAAATATGCTCATGCAGCCCTCAAACAAATCCTCCAACCATCTCCACAGCGTATCCGCCCCAGTTGCATTGTCGCTGATAAATGTGGTGGTTGTCAGTGGCAGCATATAAATTATGATTACCAACTTACAGCCAAGCAAAATCAAGTAATTCAAGCTTTAGAACGAATTGGCGGTTTTGTTAACCCACCTGTATATCCAGTATTGGTAGCTGATTCATCTTTAGGTTATCGCAACAAAGCTACCTATCCTATTGGTATCTCAGCAACAGGACAGGTTCAAGCTGGTTACTATCAAAAAGGTAGTCATCAATTAATCAACTTAAATCAATGTCCAGTTCAAGACCAACGCTTAAATCCTTTATTGTCTGAGGTAAAGCAGGATATCCAAAAACGAGGTTGGTCAATTTATGACGAAAAACGCCACCAAGGGCAAATCCGCCATCTAGGTTTACGCATTGGTCGTCGTACAGGGGAAATGCTACTAACTTTGGTGGTAAAAGATGGGAATTTACCAGGGATTGAAACCCAAGCCCAGGAATGGTTGCAGCGTTATCCCCTGCTAGTAGGAATTTCTCTGAATCGCAATAGCGATCGCACAAATGCTATATTTGGTAATGAAACACGTTGTATTGCCGGAATTCCTTACTTGCGAGAAAAATTCGCGGGATTAGAATTTCAAGTCCGCCCGGATACATTTTTTCAGGTGTATACAGAAACGGCTGAAGCACTTTTACAAGTAATTCAGTCAGAACTCAATTTACAAGGTCATGAAGTTTTAGTCGATGCCTACTGTGGTATTGGCACTTTAACTTTACCCCTGGCAAAACAAGCACGCCAAGTTATTGGCTTAGAAGTGCAATCAGCAGCAGTAGAACAGGCCATTTTAAATGCCCAACAAAATGGAATTAATAATGTTATATTTCAAGTAGGAGCAGTGGAGAAAAGTCTACCTAATTTGGGAATTATACCAAATGTGGTGTTACTTGATCCGCCACGTAAAGGATGTGAAGCTAATGTTATAAAATCTTTGCTTAACCTGAAACCTTCACGGATTGTTTACGTCAGTTGCAAAGTAGCCACCTTGGCTCGTGACCTGAAATTACTTTGTGAACATGGACTATACAATCTTACCAGAGTACAGCCCGCCGACTTTTTCCCTCAAACTGCCCACGTTGAAACAGCAGCCTTTCTGGAGCGATCGCCATCTTAACAGAAGAATCAGCTTTGAATTAGCT includes:
- a CDS encoding allophycocyanin subunit alpha-B, which encodes MTVISQVILQADDELRYPSSGELKSIKEFLQTGAQRTRIAATLSENEKKIVQEATKKLWQKRPDFIAPGGNAYGEKQRALCIRDFGWYLRLITYGVLAGDKEPIEKIGLIGVREMYNSLGVPVPGMVEAISSLKQASLDLLGAEDAAAAAPYFDYIIQAMS
- the rlmD gene encoding 23S rRNA (uracil(1939)-C(5))-methyltransferase RlmD: MTNTVWRQGEVIEVEISDLSDTGDGVGRFDQRVVFVPDTVPGDRTLVKLVHVKPKYAHAALKQILQPSPQRIRPSCIVADKCGGCQWQHINYDYQLTAKQNQVIQALERIGGFVNPPVYPVLVADSSLGYRNKATYPIGISATGQVQAGYYQKGSHQLINLNQCPVQDQRLNPLLSEVKQDIQKRGWSIYDEKRHQGQIRHLGLRIGRRTGEMLLTLVVKDGNLPGIETQAQEWLQRYPLLVGISLNRNSDRTNAIFGNETRCIAGIPYLREKFAGLEFQVRPDTFFQVYTETAEALLQVIQSELNLQGHEVLVDAYCGIGTLTLPLAKQARQVIGLEVQSAAVEQAILNAQQNGINNVIFQVGAVEKSLPNLGIIPNVVLLDPPRKGCEANVIKSLLNLKPSRIVYVSCKVATLARDLKLLCEHGLYNLTRVQPADFFPQTAHVETAAFLERSPS